A part of Sediminispirochaeta bajacaliforniensis DSM 16054 genomic DNA contains:
- a CDS encoding GH32 C-terminal domain-containing protein has translation MNIFRKPSFTESTGDAIPFYHDGTYHIFSLTSPPGTTVYPDRLRTTWSHTISEDLVTWKELPTALYPGEGDEPDASGVWTGAALFGEGTYHIFYTGYNIHAEYQQTICHAVSDDSISWHKDPRNPIIIPNTELYEALDWRDPYVFYHEEEHEYWMLISARRNNGPSTRRGCVILYKSPDLTSWHYSRALYTPGHTNCPECSEMYKIGDTWYLSYSRFSEFGNTIYRIADTPYGPWKTPVKDGIGGRRFYAAKSMKNDEGRRFYFGWAHDRAGNSDAGQWYWGGLFCVPHEVVQDTNKELNVKLPIEIEATAKQEIAWKLLPKLGNVVTHGKKSLSVASKETFSYGFFDHCEEHFLFSCTILPREVHDHFGLLIKSDDDAANCLLLSFDVAMNRVSLLNLPMGVDPFWQQSCQAIPEPKEPGPDGIRVAEKVFKISLNSTIGIKALIDKDMVELFINDEVAFTYRYFAKADHEIGYMVQDGEVYFDSITIKV, from the coding sequence ATGAACATCTTTAGAAAACCATCATTCACCGAATCCACCGGTGATGCCATACCATTTTATCACGACGGCACCTACCATATTTTCTCATTGACATCCCCACCGGGAACTACGGTATATCCCGATCGACTCAGAACGACATGGAGTCATACCATATCTGAAGATCTGGTAACATGGAAAGAACTTCCGACAGCCCTTTATCCTGGAGAAGGCGACGAGCCGGACGCCTCGGGCGTATGGACAGGAGCCGCTCTTTTCGGAGAGGGAACATATCATATTTTTTACACTGGCTATAATATACATGCGGAATATCAACAAACGATTTGCCACGCCGTAAGCGACGATTCAATCTCCTGGCACAAGGATCCACGAAACCCAATTATCATTCCCAACACGGAGCTGTACGAAGCGCTTGACTGGCGCGATCCATATGTTTTTTACCATGAAGAGGAACATGAGTACTGGATGCTGATATCAGCACGCAGGAACAACGGACCAAGCACTCGACGTGGCTGCGTCATACTCTACAAATCCCCCGACCTGACATCCTGGCACTATTCCCGGGCCCTGTACACGCCAGGCCATACGAACTGTCCCGAGTGTTCCGAAATGTATAAAATAGGTGACACATGGTATCTTTCTTATTCCCGCTTTTCCGAGTTTGGCAACACCATCTATCGAATTGCCGATACCCCCTACGGGCCATGGAAAACCCCGGTAAAAGATGGTATAGGCGGCCGAAGATTTTACGCCGCGAAATCAATGAAAAACGACGAGGGGCGACGTTTCTACTTTGGCTGGGCCCACGATCGTGCAGGCAATAGTGATGCAGGCCAGTGGTATTGGGGAGGGCTCTTCTGTGTTCCGCATGAGGTTGTGCAGGATACAAACAAAGAACTCAATGTCAAACTTCCCATTGAAATAGAAGCCACCGCAAAACAGGAAATAGCGTGGAAACTTCTCCCTAAATTGGGGAATGTCGTGACGCATGGAAAAAAATCATTATCCGTTGCATCAAAAGAAACCTTCTCGTACGGTTTCTTTGATCACTGCGAGGAACATTTTCTCTTTTCTTGTACAATTTTGCCCCGGGAAGTTCACGATCATTTCGGCTTGCTGATCAAGTCCGACGACGATGCGGCAAATTGCCTCCTGCTCTCTTTTGATGTAGCCATGAACAGGGTTTCGCTCCTCAATCTACCCATGGGAGTCGATCCATTCTGGCAGCAATCCTGTCAGGCCATTCCCGAACCAAAGGAACCGGGCCCCGATGGTATCCGGGTCGCGGAAAAAGTGTTCAAAATCAGCCTCAATAGTACGATCGGAATAAAAGCTCTTATCGACAAGGACATGGTGGAACTGTTCATAAACGATGAGGTTGCCTTCACGTATCGCTACTTCGCCAAGGCAGACCATGAAATCGGATATATGGTACAGGATGGCGAGGTCTATTTCGATAGCATCACGATAAAAGTATAA
- a CDS encoding sugar ABC transporter ATP-binding protein produces MNEIVLEMKNIKKSFSGVHALKGIDFSLKKGEVHALLGENGAGKSTLIKTLGGIYRPDEGTITIRGSQVVIDKVTTAREYGIGIIHQEIVLVPHLSVAKNIYLGREPLTRGGILDEKRMITEAHTMISRLGLSIDVTRPVEELTIAQQQMVEIVKAISFNAKILVMDEPTSSLSEEEVEKLFETIGKLKTHNVSIIYISHRMEELFRISDRITVIRDGLYVGTKDTDKTNTHELVAMMVGRNLESFYTRTYNKLERAPVVLDVKHLSSKGYFEDVSFSVRRGEVIGFAGLVGAGRSEIMMSIFGCPPQRSSGTVLLNGEEVHFTNSLQAIRKGIGFVPEDRKKQGLVLSNSVGYNITLASLRFLMKGISISKNKRQAIIDKHIKKLMIKTSSADAEVSSLSGGNQQKVVIAKWLATQPSLLILDEPTRGVDVGAKYEIYTIINQLASEGIAIIFISSELPEIINMCDSVCVVRAGKIVKQIPHETLSQEYIMQFAAGGKEHE; encoded by the coding sequence ATGAATGAAATAGTATTGGAAATGAAGAACATCAAAAAGAGTTTCTCCGGAGTACATGCATTGAAAGGCATCGATTTCTCGCTGAAAAAGGGCGAAGTCCACGCATTGCTGGGAGAAAACGGTGCCGGAAAATCGACATTGATCAAGACACTCGGAGGAATTTACCGCCCTGATGAGGGAACCATCACGATCCGGGGCAGCCAGGTGGTAATTGACAAGGTCACAACAGCACGGGAATACGGAATAGGGATCATTCACCAGGAAATTGTGCTGGTTCCCCACCTCTCCGTGGCCAAGAACATTTATCTCGGAAGAGAACCTTTGACGAGGGGGGGGATACTCGACGAGAAGCGCATGATAACGGAGGCCCACACGATGATTTCACGATTGGGGCTTTCCATCGATGTGACTCGTCCGGTTGAAGAACTAACCATCGCCCAGCAGCAAATGGTTGAAATTGTAAAAGCCATCTCCTTCAACGCCAAGATCCTGGTTATGGACGAACCGACCTCATCCCTTAGTGAAGAAGAAGTGGAGAAGCTGTTTGAAACAATTGGGAAATTAAAAACCCACAATGTAAGCATCATTTATATCTCTCACCGCATGGAAGAATTGTTCAGAATCTCCGACAGAATAACGGTCATTCGCGACGGCCTGTATGTCGGGACCAAGGACACGGACAAAACCAACACGCACGAACTGGTTGCCATGATGGTGGGACGAAACCTGGAAAGTTTCTATACAAGAACATACAACAAACTGGAGAGAGCGCCGGTTGTACTGGATGTAAAGCACCTTTCAAGCAAAGGCTATTTTGAGGATGTTTCTTTTTCCGTAAGGCGTGGTGAAGTGATAGGCTTTGCAGGCCTGGTGGGAGCCGGCAGAAGCGAGATCATGATGAGCATTTTCGGCTGCCCTCCGCAAAGATCATCGGGGACCGTTCTCCTCAATGGAGAAGAAGTGCATTTCACCAACTCCCTGCAGGCAATAAGAAAAGGAATCGGGTTCGTTCCCGAAGATCGAAAAAAACAGGGATTGGTCCTGAGCAACTCGGTCGGATACAACATTACACTTGCTTCGCTGAGATTTCTTATGAAGGGAATCTCAATCAGCAAAAACAAACGGCAGGCAATTATAGACAAGCACATCAAAAAACTGATGATAAAAACATCATCGGCAGACGCGGAGGTATCGAGTCTATCAGGGGGCAATCAACAGAAGGTCGTAATAGCAAAGTGGCTGGCAACACAGCCAAGCCTGCTCATTCTGGACGAACCAACCAGAGGCGTGGATGTCGGAGCCAAGTACGAAATATATACGATCATTAACCAGCTGGCTTCTGAAGGGATTGCAATAATTTTCATATCCAGCGAACTCCCTGAAATCATAAATATGTGCGACTCGGTATGCGTGGTCAGGGCCGGAAAAATCGTCAAACAGATTCCCCATGAAACATTGTCGCAAGAATACATCATGCAGTTTGCCGCAGGAGGAAAAGAGCATGAATAA
- a CDS encoding LacI family DNA-binding transcriptional regulator translates to MAKRQKVTIKDVADTAGVSIATVSHVINCTRYVKPELVQRVQEAIVATGYQNKRTGADGSLSYGRSGAVALLVPNLEEQTYVRIASHIHTLAEDSTLRLSVHITNDDKQVERQILQSLISKKTYAAILLVPATDNPRFYGKLLRSRIPFVCIERRINSDEICSVTFAIKKAIYLGTKQLIKNRHERIALLKIQGIGATGKDQLEGYQQALEESSLYYRGSLVFEFEPHMNGEAYEHEIKLAYERQQPSACVVVGNELTCDLLKTLQNMGKECPRDVSIIAYGDNPFYEITAPPLTILKEDTEQMAQRAWDALLRLMAGEQLESRDLQVGVELINRKSTRMLGMGPFGEKAVSPDEIILTTDERRMLRDKNYRVAISFHYGGTAWTRLHEQAIRATLESFGISVVSVMDAQFDPSLQLAQLEAIRIQRPDVLIAIPTDDHVTAQKFKELSKTIKLVFISNVPEGLSKESYVTCVSVNERENGNNTGILLGDYFKARSSAKVGFIIHGTPFYGTHLRDASAEKVVREMYAHIDIVAIQSFGRIEHAYDTCKQMIKQHPDIEGLYISWDQPALYAIKALEEMGRTDIAIFTFDLDYKIASYMAQKKMVMGLSTQRPYEQGEATAKAVAKALVSNETFKFVGVQPYVVKPKQLIKAWKDILHETIPSDLERLVKQTVMN, encoded by the coding sequence ATGGCAAAAAGGCAAAAGGTCACTATAAAGGATGTTGCGGATACTGCCGGTGTTTCGATTGCAACGGTTTCTCATGTTATCAACTGTACACGCTATGTTAAGCCAGAGCTTGTACAGCGCGTTCAGGAGGCGATTGTAGCAACAGGTTACCAGAATAAAAGAACCGGTGCCGACGGGTCCCTTTCGTACGGCCGCAGTGGTGCTGTTGCCCTGCTGGTGCCGAATCTCGAAGAACAAACCTATGTTCGTATCGCCTCCCATATTCATACCTTAGCCGAAGATTCTACCCTTCGGCTTTCCGTGCATATCACGAATGACGATAAGCAGGTGGAGAGGCAAATACTACAATCGCTTATTTCCAAAAAGACGTATGCGGCGATACTTTTGGTTCCTGCCACCGATAATCCGAGATTCTATGGCAAATTGCTACGTTCAAGGATTCCTTTTGTTTGTATCGAGCGGAGAATCAACTCAGATGAAATTTGCTCTGTGACATTTGCCATAAAGAAGGCGATATATCTTGGTACCAAACAACTGATCAAGAACCGACATGAGCGCATTGCCTTGCTCAAGATACAGGGGATTGGGGCGACTGGCAAAGATCAGCTTGAGGGATATCAACAAGCACTGGAGGAAAGTTCACTCTATTACAGAGGCTCGCTTGTTTTTGAATTTGAGCCCCATATGAACGGAGAGGCATATGAGCATGAGATTAAGCTTGCCTATGAAAGACAACAACCTTCCGCATGTGTTGTAGTTGGGAATGAGCTGACCTGTGATCTGTTGAAAACGCTGCAGAATATGGGCAAGGAATGTCCTCGGGATGTCTCCATAATTGCATATGGGGATAATCCCTTCTATGAAATCACGGCTCCTCCCTTGACAATTTTAAAAGAGGATACCGAACAGATGGCCCAAAGGGCCTGGGACGCTTTACTGCGTTTGATGGCTGGAGAGCAGCTTGAAAGCCGTGACCTGCAAGTGGGTGTCGAGTTGATTAATCGAAAGTCGACAAGGATGCTGGGAATGGGACCTTTTGGCGAAAAGGCTGTTTCTCCCGATGAAATTATATTGACGACGGACGAACGACGTATGCTCCGTGACAAGAATTATCGTGTGGCGATTTCCTTTCATTATGGGGGTACCGCGTGGACCCGCCTGCACGAACAGGCTATTCGGGCAACATTGGAATCTTTTGGGATTTCTGTGGTATCTGTCATGGATGCGCAGTTTGATCCGTCGTTGCAGCTGGCCCAGCTTGAAGCAATACGGATCCAGCGTCCCGATGTGCTGATTGCCATCCCTACCGATGATCATGTCACTGCACAAAAATTCAAGGAGCTTTCCAAGACGATCAAGCTGGTCTTTATCAGCAATGTGCCGGAAGGATTATCGAAAGAATCCTACGTCACTTGTGTCTCGGTGAACGAGAGGGAAAACGGTAATAACACGGGAATTTTGCTTGGAGACTACTTTAAAGCACGATCGAGTGCAAAAGTCGGGTTTATTATTCATGGTACTCCCTTTTATGGCACGCATCTTCGGGATGCTTCTGCGGAGAAGGTGGTCCGGGAAATGTACGCTCATATTGATATTGTTGCCATTCAATCCTTTGGAAGGATCGAGCATGCCTATGATACATGCAAACAGATGATCAAACAGCATCCGGATATTGAGGGGCTGTACATCTCCTGGGATCAGCCGGCATTGTATGCAATCAAAGCTCTGGAAGAGATGGGGCGGACGGATATAGCGATCTTTACATTTGATCTTGATTATAAAATAGCCTCATATATGGCCCAAAAAAAGATGGTGATGGGGTTGAGTACCCAGCGCCCTTATGAGCAAGGTGAGGCTACGGCCAAGGCGGTTGCAAAAGCATTAGTTAGTAACGAGACATTCAAATTTGTCGGTGTTCAGCCGTATGTTGTAAAACCCAAACAGCTTATAAAAGCCTGGAAAGATATCTTGCACGAGACCATTCCAAGCGATCTTGAACGCCTGGTAAAACAGACTGTCATGAATTGA
- a CDS encoding ABC transporter permease: MNKNFRTWLRSNTVTTMLRNNAGILVVLILFGVFLSFTTDNFLTNGNIISVLRQISINMYIALGMTLVIILGGIDLSVGSIVAMSGTLIVGFIVTQGIPLWLAIVLGLLLGTLAGLINGIIIAKFKVPAFIVTMAMMNIASGVAYVYSGGRSTRITEDFFVQIGTGYILGKIPLPVVYMIVLIAVFVFMLNKTKFGTYVYAIGGNRESAKVSGVPIMKVEIAVFTLTGLLSAFAGLVLASRMYSGQPSVGSGYELDAIAACVLGGVSMAGGKGRISGTVIGAMVIGIISNGLNLMGVSSFWQLIVKGVIILFAILIDTQNGKGSAFSTFIKNASLRHRS, encoded by the coding sequence ATGAATAAAAACTTCAGGACCTGGCTTCGCAGCAATACCGTCACCACCATGCTCCGCAATAATGCTGGCATCTTGGTCGTCTTGATCCTGTTCGGGGTCTTCCTATCCTTTACCACCGATAACTTCCTCACGAACGGAAACATCATATCGGTATTGCGCCAGATTTCCATCAATATGTACATCGCCCTCGGGATGACCCTGGTCATAATCCTTGGAGGTATCGATTTATCTGTCGGCAGCATTGTCGCCATGAGCGGAACACTCATCGTCGGATTCATCGTTACTCAGGGGATTCCGTTATGGCTCGCCATTGTGCTGGGACTCCTGCTGGGGACCCTGGCCGGTCTGATAAACGGAATCATCATTGCAAAATTCAAGGTCCCAGCCTTCATCGTCACAATGGCAATGATGAACATTGCCAGCGGCGTTGCTTACGTATACAGCGGAGGCCGCTCCACAAGGATCACCGAAGACTTTTTCGTACAGATCGGAACAGGCTATATATTGGGGAAAATTCCCCTCCCCGTCGTTTACATGATAGTGCTGATCGCAGTCTTCGTATTCATGCTCAATAAAACGAAATTCGGTACCTATGTGTATGCAATCGGCGGAAATCGCGAATCGGCAAAGGTAAGCGGCGTGCCCATCATGAAGGTCGAGATAGCCGTATTCACCCTTACCGGCCTGCTATCGGCCTTCGCAGGGCTTGTGCTTGCCAGCAGGATGTACTCAGGACAACCTTCGGTGGGAAGCGGCTATGAACTCGACGCCATTGCTGCGTGTGTTCTTGGCGGTGTTTCAATGGCAGGAGGAAAGGGGCGTATCAGCGGGACCGTTATAGGTGCGATGGTCATTGGAATCATTTCAAACGGCCTGAACCTCATGGGCGTCAGCTCCTTCTGGCAGCTGATAGTGAAGGGAGTAATCATTCTTTTCGCCATCCTCATCGATACACAAAACGGCAAGGGAAGTGCATTTTCCACGTTCATCAAGAACGCCTCATTGCGTCATAGATCATAG
- a CDS encoding FecCD family ABC transporter permease produces MKTSEEQGRALPIVLLGCLLIAAFFLSCFLGRYSLTPRDLFFLFREGLTGLPSGLSASASKVFFRIRLPRILVAAITGCGLALSGSVYQGAFRNPLVSPDILGATAGAGLGAAIALLLNLNGSLVQLIAFLFGLAAVGGTSILARSFGDRNSMTLSLVLTGIVVSALFQAGISLVKYVGDPYTKLPAITFWLMGSLSAAVPSSLPLLAVPLLSGGLPLLLLRWKLNLLSLPDEEAMSLGINTTRLRFIVILCATLITSSVVAVGGIIGWVGLIIPHLARMLVGSDCRFQLPAAMVLGASYLLLVDDIARSATAMDIPLGILTAVIGAPFFLLLMYKQRRSQS; encoded by the coding sequence ATGAAAACGTCTGAAGAACAAGGCCGCGCTTTGCCGATTGTGCTGCTCGGCTGCCTCCTGATCGCGGCGTTCTTCCTTTCCTGCTTTCTTGGACGATATTCCCTGACACCCAGGGACCTCTTTTTTTTATTTCGCGAAGGGCTAACAGGACTGCCCTCCGGGCTCTCAGCCAGCGCATCGAAGGTCTTTTTTCGCATCCGACTACCTCGAATCCTGGTGGCGGCAATCACCGGCTGCGGCCTTGCCCTGTCGGGATCGGTCTACCAGGGGGCCTTTCGCAACCCCCTGGTTTCTCCCGATATTCTGGGGGCCACCGCCGGAGCGGGACTTGGGGCGGCTATTGCCCTACTCCTCAACCTCAACGGCAGCCTCGTTCAGCTGATTGCCTTTCTCTTTGGTCTGGCGGCAGTAGGCGGGACTAGCATACTCGCCCGTTCCTTCGGCGACCGAAACAGCATGACTCTCTCCCTTGTCCTCACCGGTATCGTCGTCTCCGCCCTCTTTCAGGCCGGCATCTCCCTGGTAAAATATGTAGGGGACCCCTATACGAAGCTTCCGGCCATCACCTTCTGGCTCATGGGATCTCTTTCGGCGGCCGTCCCCTCATCGCTTCCCCTTCTGGCCGTTCCCCTGCTGTCAGGCGGACTTCCCCTCCTGTTGCTGCGCTGGAAACTAAATCTGCTCTCCCTGCCGGATGAGGAGGCAATGTCTCTGGGAATCAATACCACACGATTGCGTTTTATCGTGATCCTCTGTGCAACCCTCATCACCTCGTCGGTGGTGGCCGTAGGAGGCATCATCGGATGGGTAGGCCTGATCATCCCCCATCTGGCACGAATGCTGGTGGGCTCCGACTGCCGCTTCCAACTTCCCGCTGCCATGGTCCTCGGGGCAAGCTACCTTTTGCTGGTGGATGATATTGCCCGAAGCGCAACGGCTATGGATATTCCCCTCGGCATCCTCACCGCCGTGATCGGCGCCCCCTTTTTTCTATTGCTTATGTACAAACAGCGGAGAAGTCAGTCATGA
- a CDS encoding sugar ABC transporter substrate-binding protein yields the protein MHKRSKTMLALLTLLVLAVPLFAGGEQEGTKDDRLRFAFLPNTQNNTFQSTMNDTFKTLCDEKGIAYTVLDPDYDLNKQLNQLSDAANQKYDMVFVIPVDSNGITAGLMELKQAGVPVINVDTSVGKDDLSLVLSVVATDAYMAGTLVGAQMVKDYPEGGKIAILDFPSNESCVDRVNGFLEGLGANKSAFDIVAQQDGSAALDASLVLAEDIITAHPDLKAFFCINDPSALGAAAAIKAANKEGQIGVYSIDASPDGKQALLDGEFTAVAAQVPIEIAKYAFNQALDVLDGKTIEKSVYLPSHLVSQEEATKTLNDWQ from the coding sequence ATGCACAAAAGATCAAAAACAATGCTGGCCCTTTTAACACTACTCGTTCTGGCAGTTCCGTTATTTGCGGGAGGAGAACAGGAGGGAACCAAAGATGACAGACTGCGATTTGCGTTCCTGCCGAACACCCAGAACAATACGTTTCAGAGCACCATGAACGACACATTTAAAACATTGTGTGATGAAAAAGGAATCGCTTACACCGTTCTGGATCCCGACTATGACCTGAACAAGCAACTCAACCAATTATCAGACGCAGCCAATCAGAAATATGATATGGTTTTCGTCATCCCCGTAGACTCCAACGGCATAACCGCAGGACTTATGGAACTCAAACAAGCCGGTGTCCCTGTCATCAACGTCGATACCTCAGTCGGCAAGGACGATTTGAGCCTCGTACTTTCGGTGGTCGCAACCGACGCCTATATGGCGGGAACACTGGTTGGAGCCCAGATGGTAAAAGACTACCCCGAAGGTGGCAAGATCGCCATTCTCGATTTCCCCTCCAATGAAAGTTGTGTCGACAGGGTAAACGGTTTCCTTGAAGGCCTTGGCGCAAACAAAAGCGCATTCGACATTGTGGCCCAGCAGGACGGATCCGCAGCACTTGATGCATCATTGGTGCTTGCCGAAGACATTATCACAGCACACCCCGATCTGAAGGCCTTCTTTTGCATCAACGATCCAAGTGCCCTTGGAGCGGCGGCGGCAATCAAGGCAGCAAACAAAGAGGGTCAGATAGGAGTATACAGCATCGATGCCTCGCCGGATGGAAAGCAGGCACTGCTCGACGGAGAGTTTACCGCTGTGGCCGCACAGGTTCCCATCGAGATTGCAAAATACGCCTTCAACCAGGCCCTGGATGTTCTGGATGGTAAAACAATCGAGAAATCGGTATATCTGCCTTCCCACCTCGTCTCTCAGGAAGAAGCAACCAAGACCCTGAACGACTGGCAGTAA
- a CDS encoding GntR family transcriptional regulator gives MMRKVDTGDSCLENNPIFQYNVSEEDETPLYSQLILIIKRCIFSGELKPGDRMPSESELCSRYGISRSTARQAFGALEKEGFVYRRRGLGSFVANPKLRKNVSSLYSFSAQARMEGMEPSSRIIHYEVIEADPRLMEIFRITDSGFMVNYIYRIREADGVPLILEKTYIPYKICSVLNSYRLEHESLYNILNKECGIMPHHGVESYEVVQVSKQESDLLNCHAGTLAFAVERIGYLENNEVYEFTQSIVRGDRCKFEVPLSNDAEKPYRRLK, from the coding sequence ATGATGAGGAAAGTAGATACGGGAGATAGTTGCTTGGAGAATAACCCTATTTTTCAGTACAATGTAAGCGAAGAAGATGAGACGCCCTTATATAGCCAACTTATTCTCATCATTAAACGATGTATATTTTCGGGAGAGCTAAAGCCGGGTGATAGGATGCCCTCTGAGTCCGAGCTTTGTTCCCGGTATGGAATTAGTCGGTCAACTGCCCGGCAGGCTTTCGGGGCACTGGAAAAAGAGGGTTTTGTATACCGGCGCCGCGGTCTGGGGTCTTTTGTCGCTAATCCGAAGTTGCGAAAAAATGTAAGCTCGCTGTACAGTTTTTCCGCCCAGGCCCGTATGGAGGGTATGGAGCCCTCCTCGCGGATTATTCATTATGAGGTTATCGAAGCCGATCCTCGTCTGATGGAAATTTTTCGTATTACCGATTCAGGCTTTATGGTGAACTATATCTATCGGATACGAGAAGCGGATGGCGTTCCTCTTATCTTGGAAAAGACCTATATCCCTTACAAGATTTGCTCGGTCTTAAACAGCTATCGTCTGGAACACGAATCACTCTACAATATTCTGAATAAAGAGTGTGGGATAATGCCGCATCATGGTGTGGAATCGTACGAAGTGGTTCAGGTGAGTAAACAGGAGAGCGATCTTCTTAATTGTCACGCTGGGACTCTTGCCTTTGCCGTGGAGCGGATCGGCTATCTGGAAAATAATGAGGTGTATGAGTTTACTCAATCGATTGTCCGGGGGGATCGTTGCAAATTTGAAGTTCCTCTCTCCAATGATGCCGAGAAACCATACCGACGCTTAAAATAA
- a CDS encoding cysteine peptidase family C39 domain-containing protein, whose product MKDVILLLGAGCLFGCTGSGWSPPEGLMLEGFQVHEGYHCESSAMLNLLQYQGYAVTEDRIIGAGALRMIKRR is encoded by the coding sequence ATGAAAGATGTTATTTTGCTGTTGGGTGCGGGTTGTCTTTTCGGTTGTACGGGTTCCGGCTGGAGCCCGCCGGAAGGCCTCATGCTCGAGGGCTTTCAGGTACACGAGGGGTATCACTGTGAAAGCAGCGCCATGTTGAATCTCCTCCAGTATCAGGGCTATGCCGTCACCGAAGATCGGATTATCGGCGCCGGGGCTTTAAGAATGATAAAAAGGCGATAA
- a CDS encoding ABC transporter ATP-binding protein: MNIEVKELSCGYGAKALLEGLNLTLSRGEILCILGPNGVGKTTFFKTIQGFLKPLAGEVYINNALLPRLSRRELAQLIAYVPQVHGHPFSYSARDMVLMGRTPYLSTLSAPGKKDYAVCREVMEQLEIVHLADRCYSQLSGGEQQMVLIARAMAQEPTFLMMDEPTSNLDYGNQMHLLRQMIKLRDKGLGIMMITHSPDQAFFCADNVALFYRDRRVQAGATARILTEDSLKEAYGITVDLFRNRNSAGEVVTTCSPVMG; this comes from the coding sequence ATGAACATCGAGGTGAAGGAGCTCTCCTGCGGATACGGCGCAAAGGCGCTGCTGGAGGGGCTCAATCTGACCCTTTCCCGGGGTGAGATTCTCTGCATCCTGGGACCCAACGGCGTGGGCAAAACCACCTTCTTCAAAACGATCCAGGGCTTTCTGAAACCGCTTGCCGGAGAGGTATACATCAACAACGCCCTTCTCCCCCGTCTCAGCCGCAGGGAACTTGCACAGCTCATAGCCTATGTCCCCCAGGTCCACGGTCACCCTTTTTCCTACAGTGCACGTGATATGGTGCTCATGGGGCGCACCCCGTACCTGAGCACGCTTTCGGCACCGGGAAAGAAAGATTATGCCGTCTGCAGAGAGGTAATGGAGCAGCTGGAGATCGTGCATCTGGCAGATCGATGCTATTCGCAGCTATCGGGAGGGGAACAGCAGATGGTGCTCATCGCCAGGGCAATGGCGCAGGAACCCACCTTTCTCATGATGGATGAGCCAACCTCCAATCTTGATTACGGTAATCAAATGCACCTGCTCCGGCAGATGATCAAACTGCGCGACAAAGGCCTCGGCATCATGATGATAACCCATTCCCCGGACCAGGCCTTTTTCTGCGCAGACAACGTGGCGCTCTTCTATCGGGATCGCCGGGTGCAGGCCGGAGCAACGGCCAGGATTCTCACAGAAGATAGCCTGAAGGAAGCCTACGGCATCACCGTCGACCTATTCAGAAACCGAAACAGCGCCGGAGAAGTGGTTACCACCTGTTCTCCGGTTATGGGATAG